A single genomic interval of Streptomyces sp. NBC_00663 harbors:
- a CDS encoding HAMP domain-containing sensor histidine kinase, which produces MGRLARLLRRRRPGLVSLATTFAVSFAAVTAAVTVLVGILSYSAAARLVRVDQQSVFDEVVQDLRDEVRQHRMAPEDFSSSAPGHDLVRPARTDVQVLGADGSVVDPGSPGLPVTDADRAVAGARAAGELTEHKDVDVGSDVYRVATVSLGGGRGAVQVAQEFSDTEDLLQALQQRTLILMAAVVVGAGLFGWWLARRITRRLVVLTAAAEDVARTRRLGVQVPVTGYDEVGRLGRAFDRMLGRLAQSEEDQRRLVQDAGHELRTPLTSLRTNISLLRRIDELPPETREELVADLGQEARELTDLVNELVELAAGQSDTEPPQRVDLADIAEDVAGVARRRTGREILVRASGDTSTDGRPGMLTRAVSNLVENAVKFDREGRGPVEIRVAGPARAGVVRVEVLDRGPGIGDEELVRVFDRFYRAADARSLPGSGLGLSIVREVALAHGGAPFAVRRDGGGVVIGFTVGGG; this is translated from the coding sequence GTGGGACGCCTCGCGCGGCTGCTGCGTCGGCGGCGGCCCGGGCTGGTGTCCCTCGCGACCACGTTCGCCGTGTCCTTCGCGGCCGTCACCGCCGCCGTCACCGTGCTCGTCGGCATCCTGTCCTACAGCGCGGCGGCGCGGCTCGTGCGGGTCGATCAGCAGTCCGTGTTCGACGAGGTCGTCCAGGATCTGCGGGACGAGGTGCGGCAGCACCGGATGGCGCCGGAGGACTTCTCGTCGTCGGCGCCCGGGCATGACCTGGTGCGGCCGGCCCGTACGGACGTGCAGGTGCTGGGGGCGGACGGGTCCGTCGTCGATCCTGGTAGTCCTGGGCTGCCCGTGACGGATGCCGACCGGGCTGTCGCCGGGGCCCGGGCGGCCGGGGAGCTGACCGAGCACAAGGACGTCGACGTCGGCAGCGATGTGTATCGCGTGGCCACCGTGTCGCTCGGGGGCGGGCGGGGGGCCGTGCAGGTCGCCCAGGAGTTCAGTGACACCGAGGATCTGTTGCAGGCGCTTCAGCAGCGGACGCTCATTCTCATGGCGGCGGTGGTGGTCGGTGCCGGGTTGTTCGGGTGGTGGCTCGCTCGGCGGATCACTCGGCGGTTGGTGGTGCTGACGGCCGCGGCGGAGGACGTCGCTCGTACGCGGCGGCTCGGGGTCCAGGTGCCGGTGACCGGCTATGACGAGGTGGGGCGGCTCGGGCGGGCCTTCGACCGGATGCTCGGGCGGCTCGCGCAGTCGGAGGAGGATCAGCGACGGCTGGTGCAGGACGCCGGGCATGAGCTGCGGACGCCGTTGACCTCGTTGCGGACCAATATCTCGCTGCTGCGGCGGATCGACGAGCTGCCTCCGGAGACTCGGGAGGAGCTGGTCGCCGACCTCGGGCAAGAGGCGCGGGAGCTGACCGACCTGGTCAACGAGCTGGTCGAGCTGGCTGCCGGGCAGTCCGATACCGAGCCGCCGCAGCGGGTGGATCTCGCCGATATCGCGGAGGACGTGGCGGGGGTGGCCCGGCGGCGTACCGGGCGGGAGATCCTGGTGCGGGCCAGTGGCGACACGTCGACGGACGGGCGGCCGGGGATGCTGACCCGGGCGGTGTCCAACCTGGTGGAGAACGCGGTGAAGTTCGACCGGGAGGGGCGGGGACCCGTCGAGATCCGGGTGGCTGGGCCGGCTCGTGCGGGGGTGGTGCGGGTGGAAGTGCTGGACCGGGGGCCCGGGATCGGGGACGAGGAGCTTGTGCGGGTGTTCGACCGGTTCTATCGGGCTGCGGATGCCCGGTCGTTGCCGGGGTCTGGGCTGGGGCTGTCGATCGTGCGGGAGGTGGCGCTGGCCCATGGGGGCGCGCCGTTCGCCGTTCGGCGGGACGGGGGTGGGGTCGTCATCGGGTTCACCGTGGGGGGTGGCTGA
- a CDS encoding response regulator transcription factor — MPQTVLLAEDDRAIRHALERALTLEGYRVTAVADGVEALAQAHRTPPDVLVLDVMMPGIDGLQVCRVLRAEGDRTPILMLTALVETQDRIAGLDAGADDYVLKPFDVEEVFARLRALLRRTGGGAGGGAAGGVGGGSGGGGTGAGSGPGAGSVSGVADVAQRVVPERYLEAAGIRMDPQARRAWRDGRELELTRTEFELLELLVRNAGIVLDHSTIYDRIWGYDFGPGSKNLAVYVGYLRRKLDEPGAPQLIHTVRGVGYVLRED, encoded by the coding sequence GTGCCTCAGACCGTGCTACTCGCCGAAGACGACCGCGCCATCCGTCATGCGCTGGAGCGCGCCCTCACCCTGGAGGGCTACCGGGTCACCGCGGTCGCCGACGGGGTCGAGGCGCTCGCACAGGCGCACCGCACCCCGCCGGACGTGCTCGTCCTGGACGTGATGATGCCCGGGATCGACGGGCTCCAGGTGTGCCGGGTGCTGCGGGCCGAGGGTGACCGGACACCGATCCTGATGCTGACGGCGCTCGTGGAGACCCAGGACCGGATCGCCGGGCTGGACGCGGGCGCCGACGACTATGTGCTGAAGCCGTTCGACGTCGAAGAGGTCTTCGCCCGGCTGCGGGCGCTGTTGCGGCGGACCGGGGGCGGTGCCGGCGGTGGTGCCGCCGGTGGTGTCGGCGGTGGGAGCGGGGGCGGTGGTACGGGTGCTGGTTCGGGGCCGGGTGCCGGCTCGGTTTCGGGGGTCGCTGACGTCGCGCAGAGGGTGGTACCCGAGCGGTATCTCGAAGCCGCCGGGATCCGGATGGATCCGCAGGCGCGGCGGGCATGGCGGGACGGGCGGGAGCTGGAGCTGACCCGTACCGAGTTCGAGCTGCTGGAGCTGCTGGTCCGCAACGCGGGGATCGTGCTCGACCACTCGACCATCTACGACCGGATCTGGGGCTACGACTTCGGACCCGGGTCGAAGAACCTCGCCGTCTACGTCGGCTATCTGCGGCGCAAGCTCGACGAACCGGGGGCGCCGCAGCTGATCCACACCGTGCGCGGCGTGGGGTACGTGCTGCGGGAGGACTGA
- a CDS encoding CE1759 family FMN reductase — MKLVVVSAGLSVPSSTRLLADRLAAAVGRAAAVDAAVDAAVDVPVDVQVVELRELAVEIAHFFTNGFPGKALAAAQEAVAAADGLIVVTPVFSASYSGLFKSFFDVLDNDALVGKPVLVAATGGSARHSLVLEHALRPLFAYLRAVVVPTAVYAASEDWGAEGLEGRIERAAGELAGLMAGLMSGASGRSGAGASLPAARRGEGGGLEVVPFAEQLAALSPRR; from the coding sequence ATGAAGCTTGTCGTCGTCTCGGCGGGGCTGAGCGTGCCCTCCTCCACGCGGTTGCTCGCCGACCGGCTGGCCGCGGCCGTGGGGCGGGCGGCGGCGGTGGATGCCGCGGTGGACGCAGCGGTGGATGTGCCGGTGGATGTGCAGGTCGTCGAGTTGCGTGAGCTCGCCGTGGAGATCGCGCACTTCTTCACCAACGGCTTTCCCGGCAAGGCGCTGGCCGCCGCGCAGGAGGCGGTGGCCGCGGCCGACGGGCTGATCGTCGTCACGCCGGTGTTCTCCGCCTCGTACAGCGGGCTGTTCAAGTCTTTCTTCGACGTCCTCGACAACGACGCGCTCGTCGGGAAGCCGGTGCTCGTCGCCGCGACCGGCGGCAGCGCCCGGCACTCGCTGGTGCTGGAGCACGCGCTGCGCCCGCTGTTCGCCTATCTGCGGGCCGTGGTCGTGCCGACCGCCGTCTACGCCGCCTCCGAGGACTGGGGTGCGGAAGGGCTTGAGGGGCGGATCGAGCGGGCCGCGGGGGAGTTGGCCGGGTTGATGGCCGGGCTGATGAGCGGGGCGTCGGGGAGGTCGGGAGCGGGTGCGTCGCTGCCGGCCGCTCGGCGCGGCGAGGGCGGCGGCTTGGAGGTCGTGCCCTTCGCCGAGCAGCTCGCCGCGTTGTCGCCGCGGCGATGA
- a CDS encoding LLM class flavin-dependent oxidoreductase codes for MQFGIFSVGDVTPDPTTGRTPTERERIKAMVAIALKAEEVGLDVFATGEHHNPPFVPSSPTTMLGYIAAQTERIVLSTSTTLITTNDPVKIAEDFAMLQHLADGRVDLMMGRGNTGPVYPWFGQDIRQGINLAIENYALLRRLWREDVVDWEGKFRTPLQGFTSTPRPLDGVAPFVWHGSIRSPEIAEQAAYYGDGFFHNNIFWPADHTKQMVELYRTRYAHYGHGTPEQAIVGLGGQVFMRAKSQDAVREFRPYFDNAPVYGHGPSLEDFTDQTPLTVGSPQQVIEKTLSFREYAGDYQRQLFLVDHAGLPLKTVLEQLDMLGEHVVPVLREEFAKGRPDDVPEAPTHASLLAAAKTEAAATKADVKKETV; via the coding sequence ATGCAGTTCGGGATCTTCAGCGTCGGCGACGTCACGCCGGACCCCACGACAGGGCGGACGCCGACCGAGCGCGAGCGCATCAAGGCCATGGTCGCCATCGCGCTGAAGGCCGAAGAGGTGGGTCTCGACGTCTTCGCGACCGGCGAGCACCACAACCCGCCGTTCGTGCCGTCCTCGCCGACCACCATGCTCGGCTACATCGCCGCGCAGACCGAGCGGATCGTGCTCTCCACCTCCACGACCCTCATCACCACCAACGACCCGGTGAAGATCGCCGAGGACTTCGCGATGCTCCAGCATCTGGCCGACGGGCGCGTCGACCTGATGATGGGACGCGGCAACACCGGCCCGGTGTATCCGTGGTTCGGGCAGGACATCCGGCAGGGCATCAACCTCGCGATCGAGAACTACGCGCTGCTGCGGCGGCTGTGGCGCGAGGACGTCGTGGACTGGGAGGGGAAGTTCCGTACGCCGCTCCAGGGGTTCACCTCCACCCCGCGGCCGCTCGACGGGGTCGCTCCCTTCGTCTGGCACGGGTCCATCCGCTCGCCCGAGATCGCCGAACAGGCCGCCTACTACGGCGACGGCTTCTTCCACAACAACATCTTCTGGCCGGCCGACCACACGAAGCAGATGGTCGAGCTGTACCGCACGCGCTACGCCCACTACGGGCACGGGACCCCCGAGCAGGCCATCGTGGGGCTCGGCGGTCAGGTGTTCATGCGGGCCAAGTCGCAGGACGCGGTGCGGGAGTTCCGGCCGTACTTCGACAACGCGCCGGTGTACGGACACGGGCCCTCGCTGGAGGACTTCACCGACCAGACGCCGCTGACCGTGGGCTCCCCGCAGCAGGTCATCGAGAAGACGCTGAGCTTCCGCGAGTACGCCGGTGACTACCAGCGCCAGCTGTTCCTCGTGGACCATGCCGGGCTGCCGTTGAAGACGGTCCTTGAGCAGCTCGACATGCTCGGCGAGCACGTCGTTCCGGTGCTGCGCGAGGAGTTCGCGAAGGGGCGGCCGGATGATGTGCCGGAGGCGCCCACCCATGCGTCGCTGCTGGCCGCCGCGAAGACCGAGGCCGCCGCGACGAAGGCCGATGTGAAGAAGGAGACCGTGTGA
- a CDS encoding MFS transporter: MTQTLHETSKSEAALPARARWAILAVILAADVLDLLDATITNIAAPTITADLGGGPGLVQWLGAAYALALGVLLVPGGRLGDKYGRRRLFLTGLAGFVAASLACGLAPTPATLVAARLVQGAFGALVIPQGFGILGATWPRDQIGKAFALFGPAMGLSAVGGPVLAGFLVDADLAGLGWRPMFLINLLLGGAALLAAARLLPRDTGDRSVSVDGPGSALLAGAMLGLLGGLIDGSAGGTSSGGAWTTRPLVLLLLGLAASAAFCHRQRTAAHPLIEPSLLRNRGFAAGLTLGVAAFAATSGLLYVISLFLQQDLGRTPADTALGLIPLTLGIVIASIACHGLIHTYGRRLATTGLLILLAGCVWLLLQIHHTGTHTTTWHLLPPLLILGVGMGTCFGTIYDLTIGDIAPTEAGSASGSLNAVQQLANATGAAAVTTVYFHTNSTISLLVVAAAVATCLPLAALLPRNPQKEQHH, encoded by the coding sequence GTGACGCAGACACTGCACGAGACAAGCAAATCTGAAGCCGCTCTCCCCGCCCGCGCCCGCTGGGCGATCCTGGCCGTGATCCTCGCCGCCGATGTCCTCGACCTCCTCGACGCGACGATCACCAACATCGCCGCCCCGACCATCACGGCCGACCTCGGCGGCGGCCCCGGCCTGGTCCAGTGGCTGGGCGCCGCCTACGCCCTCGCCCTCGGCGTACTGCTCGTCCCCGGCGGGCGACTGGGCGACAAGTACGGCCGCCGCAGACTGTTCCTGACCGGCCTCGCCGGTTTCGTCGCCGCCTCACTGGCCTGCGGACTGGCCCCCACCCCCGCGACCCTGGTCGCCGCCCGCCTCGTCCAGGGCGCCTTCGGAGCCCTCGTCATCCCCCAGGGCTTCGGCATCCTCGGTGCCACGTGGCCACGCGACCAGATCGGCAAGGCCTTCGCCCTGTTCGGCCCCGCGATGGGACTCTCCGCCGTCGGCGGCCCGGTCCTGGCCGGTTTCCTGGTCGACGCCGACCTCGCGGGCCTCGGCTGGCGCCCCATGTTCCTGATCAACCTGCTCCTGGGCGGCGCCGCACTGCTCGCCGCCGCCCGCCTGCTCCCACGGGACACCGGCGACAGGTCCGTCTCCGTGGACGGTCCCGGCTCCGCCCTCCTCGCGGGCGCGATGCTCGGCCTGCTGGGCGGCCTGATCGACGGCTCGGCTGGGGGTACCTCCTCTGGGGGAGCCTGGACGACCCGCCCCCTGGTCCTCCTTCTCCTCGGCCTCGCCGCGTCCGCCGCCTTCTGCCACCGCCAGCGCACCGCGGCCCACCCGCTCATCGAGCCGTCACTCCTGCGCAACCGGGGCTTCGCCGCGGGCCTCACCCTCGGCGTGGCCGCCTTCGCCGCGACGTCGGGCCTCCTCTACGTCATCTCCCTCTTCCTCCAGCAGGACCTGGGCCGCACCCCCGCCGACACCGCGCTGGGCCTGATCCCCCTGACCCTCGGCATCGTGATCGCCTCGATCGCCTGCCACGGCCTGATCCACACCTACGGCCGCCGCCTGGCCACCACAGGCCTGCTGATCCTCCTGGCAGGCTGCGTCTGGCTACTGCTCCAGATCCACCACACCGGCACCCACACCACCACCTGGCATCTGCTCCCGCCCCTGCTGATCCTCGGCGTGGGCATGGGCACCTGCTTCGGCACGATCTACGACCTCACGATCGGCGACATCGCCCCCACAGAGGCCGGCAGCGCCAGCGGCTCCCTCAACGCGGTCCAGCAACTGGCCAACGCGACGGGCGCGGCGGCGGTGACGACGGTGTACTTCCACACGAACAGCACGATCAGCCTGCTGGTGGTGGCAGCGGCGGTGGCAACATGCCTGCCCTTGGCGGCACTGCTGCCACGCAACCCGCAAAAGGAACAGCACCACTGA
- a CDS encoding NADP-dependent oxidoreductase, which translates to MRAAVVNAFGGPEVVEVVAAEVPEPAAREVRIKVAAATLNPVDAGVRQGVFGGAGKRIGLGWDVAGTVDAVGVASAWSVGDEVVALDYGMVKPLGTHAEYVVVPTDAVALAPRTVGAVEAATLPLNGLTAVQALDLLGLSAGESLLVTGAAGAVGGFAVQLAAERGVVVTGLARAGDEELVRSLGAAEFVVEGRPGSFDAVLDAAVLGAAALEWVRDGGAYVGVIPQAAPEGVRGVRAGAVEVSANGGRLAELVGLVDSGVLSLRVAETFSLEDAGKAHARLGEGGVRGRVVLVPGA; encoded by the coding sequence ATGCGTGCTGCGGTCGTGAACGCGTTCGGTGGGCCCGAGGTCGTCGAGGTCGTGGCGGCGGAGGTGCCCGAACCGGCCGCGCGTGAGGTGCGGATCAAGGTGGCGGCGGCCACGCTGAACCCCGTCGACGCCGGGGTGCGGCAGGGCGTCTTCGGGGGCGCGGGGAAGCGGATCGGGCTGGGCTGGGATGTGGCCGGGACCGTGGACGCGGTGGGTGTCGCCAGCGCGTGGAGCGTGGGGGACGAGGTCGTCGCCCTCGACTACGGGATGGTGAAGCCGCTGGGGACGCATGCGGAGTACGTCGTCGTGCCGACGGACGCGGTGGCGCTGGCGCCTCGGACGGTGGGGGCGGTGGAGGCGGCGACGTTGCCGTTGAACGGACTGACGGCTGTGCAGGCGCTGGATCTGCTGGGGCTTTCCGCGGGGGAGTCCTTGCTGGTGACCGGGGCCGCGGGGGCGGTCGGGGGGTTTGCCGTGCAGCTTGCCGCCGAGCGGGGGGTTGTGGTGACGGGGCTGGCTCGGGCGGGGGATGAGGAGCTGGTGCGGTCGCTGGGGGCTGCGGAGTTCGTGGTCGAGGGGCGGCCGGGTTCGTTCGACGCGGTGCTGGATGCGGCCGTTCTTGGGGCGGCGGCGCTTGAGTGGGTGCGGGATGGAGGGGCCTATGTGGGGGTGATTCCGCAGGCTGCTCCTGAGGGTGTGCGGGGGGTTCGGGCGGGGGCTGTTGAGGTCAGTGCCAATGGGGGGCGGCTTGCGGAGTTGGTGGGGCTCGTGGATTCCGGGGTGTTGAGTCTGCGGGTTGCCGAGACGTTCTCGCTGGAGGATGCGGGGAAGGCTCATGCGCGGTTGGGGGAGGGTGGGGTTCGGGGGCGGGTTGTGCTGGTGCCGGGTGCCTGA
- a CDS encoding winged helix-turn-helix transcriptional regulator: MATMTAAQRREQARAEYDAFIKGCPTNQLLDRLSDKWVSLVVSALAGGTMRYSDLGRKIAGVSPKMLTQTLRSLERDGILARTVTPSVPVRVDYELTPLGHSLALLLTAVKDWAETHIDEVHEARDRYDTQDEQVA; the protein is encoded by the coding sequence ATGGCGACCATGACGGCGGCCCAGCGACGCGAACAGGCCCGCGCCGAGTACGACGCGTTCATCAAGGGCTGCCCCACCAACCAGCTCCTGGACCGACTCAGCGACAAGTGGGTCAGCCTCGTCGTCTCCGCCCTCGCCGGCGGCACCATGCGCTACAGCGACCTCGGCCGGAAGATCGCCGGGGTCAGCCCGAAGATGCTCACGCAGACCCTGCGCTCACTGGAGCGCGACGGCATCCTGGCCCGCACGGTCACCCCGTCCGTCCCGGTCCGCGTCGACTACGAACTCACCCCGCTCGGCCACAGCCTGGCCCTGCTCCTGACGGCGGTGAAGGACTGGGCGGAGACCCACATCGACGAGGTCCACGAGGCCCGCGACCGCTACGACACCCAGGACGAACAGGTCGCCTAG
- a CDS encoding MarR family winged helix-turn-helix transcriptional regulator — protein sequence MGGGTSRERMLDELSGVSRRYMASYALFNQAVADHVGLHPTDLQCLNLLTLEGGPVTTGRVAELTGLTTGSATRLVDRLERAGYVVRQRDAADRRRVLVTTVPEKVAEFGRVWDKLGGGWVALFDDLGDDQLALLIEHMRRTTEFSARQVERLRAGDL from the coding sequence ATGGGTGGCGGTACGTCACGTGAGCGGATGCTGGACGAGTTGTCCGGGGTCTCCCGGCGCTACATGGCTTCGTACGCCCTCTTCAACCAGGCCGTCGCCGACCATGTCGGCCTGCACCCCACTGATTTGCAGTGTCTGAACCTGCTGACCCTGGAGGGCGGTCCGGTGACGACGGGCCGGGTCGCCGAGCTGACGGGGCTGACGACCGGGTCGGCGACGCGGCTCGTGGACCGGCTGGAACGGGCCGGTTATGTCGTGCGGCAGCGGGACGCGGCCGACCGGCGGCGGGTGCTCGTGACGACCGTGCCGGAGAAGGTCGCGGAGTTCGGGCGCGTGTGGGACAAGCTGGGCGGCGGCTGGGTGGCGCTCTTCGACGACCTCGGTGACGACCAACTGGCGCTGCTCATCGAGCACATGAGGCGTACGACGGAGTTCAGCGCGCGGCAGGTCGAGCGGTTGCGGGCCGGGGACCTCTAG
- a CDS encoding YnfA family protein, producing MHVLRSATLFVVAALFEIGGAWLVWQGVREHRGWLWIGGGVLALGAYGFVATLQPDAHFGRILAAYGGVFVAGSILWGMAADGYRPDRWDITGALICLAGMAVIMYAPRGQ from the coding sequence ATGCACGTCCTCCGCTCCGCCACCCTCTTCGTCGTCGCCGCCCTCTTCGAGATCGGCGGCGCCTGGCTGGTGTGGCAGGGCGTACGGGAGCACCGCGGCTGGCTCTGGATCGGCGGCGGCGTCCTCGCCCTCGGGGCCTACGGTTTCGTCGCCACCCTCCAGCCGGACGCGCACTTCGGCCGGATCCTGGCCGCGTACGGCGGGGTCTTCGTCGCCGGTTCGATCCTGTGGGGCATGGCCGCGGACGGCTACCGCCCCGACCGCTGGGACATCACGGGCGCACTGATCTGCCTCGCGGGCATGGCGGTCATCATGTACGCCCCGCGAGGACAGTGA
- a CDS encoding ester cyclase, which produces MGEAREVMDRLTDAVTAHPDLRVLGELYAEDAVAYTPDEGEIHGRDNIVEYWRQMTESVPDGRFEPLHSYEVGDTAIDEGVYRGHNTGPLYLPDGGTLPATGKEVSIRGVDLATVKDGRITEYRLYFDEMEFLGQLGLLPDETP; this is translated from the coding sequence ATGGGAGAAGCGCGTGAGGTCATGGACCGGCTCACCGACGCGGTGACCGCGCACCCGGACCTGAGGGTCCTCGGCGAGCTGTACGCGGAGGACGCCGTCGCCTACACACCCGACGAGGGCGAGATCCACGGACGCGACAACATCGTGGAGTACTGGCGGCAGATGACGGAGTCGGTCCCCGACGGCCGGTTCGAGCCGCTGCACTCCTACGAGGTCGGCGACACCGCCATCGACGAGGGCGTCTACCGCGGCCACAACACCGGCCCGCTGTATCTGCCCGACGGCGGCACCCTGCCCGCCACCGGCAAGGAGGTCAGCATCCGCGGGGTGGACCTCGCCACCGTGAAGGACGGCCGGATCACGGAGTACCGGCTCTACTTCGACGAGATGGAGTTCCTGGGACAGCTGGGGCTGCTGCCCGACGAGACCCCTTGA
- a CDS encoding SDR family NAD(P)-dependent oxidoreductase: MPSAASRIAVVTGASSGIGAATARGLAAAGYRVVLTARRKDRIEALAEEINAAGHQATAYQLDVTDRAAVDEFAGAFKTIGVLVNNAGGALGADPVATGDPADWRTMYETNVIGTLNLTQALLPKLIASGDGTVVVVSSTAGHGTYEGGGGYVAAKHGAHVLAETLRLEIVGQPVRVIEIAPGMVKTDEFALTRFGGDEDKAAKVYQGVAEPLTADDVADTITWAVTRPAHVNVDLLVLRPRAQASNTKVHREL, from the coding sequence ATGCCCAGCGCAGCGTCCCGCATCGCCGTCGTCACCGGTGCGAGCAGCGGCATCGGCGCCGCCACGGCCCGCGGGCTGGCCGCCGCCGGCTACCGCGTCGTCCTCACCGCCCGCCGCAAGGACCGTATCGAGGCGCTGGCGGAGGAGATCAACGCCGCGGGCCACCAGGCCACCGCGTACCAGCTGGACGTCACCGACCGCGCCGCGGTCGACGAGTTCGCCGGCGCCTTCAAGACGATCGGCGTCCTGGTCAACAACGCGGGCGGCGCGCTCGGCGCCGACCCGGTCGCGACCGGCGACCCGGCCGACTGGCGCACGATGTACGAGACGAACGTCATCGGCACCCTCAACCTCACCCAGGCCCTGCTCCCCAAGCTGATCGCGAGCGGCGACGGCACGGTGGTCGTCGTCTCCTCCACCGCGGGCCACGGCACCTACGAGGGCGGCGGCGGTTACGTGGCCGCCAAGCACGGCGCCCACGTCCTCGCCGAGACCCTCCGGCTGGAGATCGTCGGTCAGCCGGTCCGGGTGATCGAGATCGCGCCCGGCATGGTGAAGACGGACGAGTTCGCGCTCACCCGCTTCGGCGGCGACGAGGACAAGGCCGCCAAGGTCTACCAGGGCGTCGCCGAGCCCCTGACCGCCGACGACGTCGCCGACACGATCACCTGGGCCGTCACCCGCCCCGCCCACGTCAACGTCGACCTCCTGGTCCTGCGCCCGCGCGCCCAGGCGTCGAACACCAAGGTGCACAGGGAGCTGTGA
- a CDS encoding GNAT family N-acetyltransferase codes for MDRHVPFEALHNFRDLGGYRTADGRRIRPGVLYRSDSLGKLTPGTPDWSRFLSLGIRTVIDLRYPWEIDHQGRAPADDSYDYINLSIEHRPYNQAALPPEVDPGPYLAERYLQVAEDGKKEIREALERIADASSAAPLVFHCASGKDRTGELAALVLTLLGIDERTIIEDFTLTELAAPALLADWQARNNGQSPTWLGFGRAPASVMRGFLNLLKERYGSVEGYVTQALGVDAQSLSAKLAANLLEPAPTTHPPLTYRRAAPQDAELLVRLRDSVALWMLARDIDQWKPSEKDATHFRTRMTEGEVWLAYADGHLAGAYELWWTDEAAWGPRPADAGYIHRLMTTPHLAPPNTGRALLTHAESRITATGLPHARLDCLSTNPRLRTYYESAGYTVVGEQPAKDGGLGSPYAVTLLEKRLP; via the coding sequence GTGGACAGACACGTACCCTTCGAGGCCCTGCACAACTTCCGCGACCTGGGCGGATACCGGACGGCGGACGGCCGCCGCATCCGCCCGGGCGTGCTGTACCGCTCCGACTCCCTCGGCAAGTTGACGCCCGGCACCCCCGACTGGTCCCGCTTCCTGTCCCTCGGCATCCGCACGGTCATCGACCTGCGCTACCCGTGGGAGATCGACCACCAGGGCCGCGCCCCAGCCGACGACTCCTACGACTACATCAACCTCAGCATCGAGCACCGCCCGTACAACCAGGCGGCGTTGCCCCCGGAGGTGGACCCCGGCCCGTACCTGGCCGAGCGCTATCTTCAGGTGGCCGAGGACGGCAAGAAGGAGATCCGCGAGGCACTGGAGAGAATCGCGGACGCGTCGAGTGCGGCCCCCCTCGTCTTCCACTGCGCCTCCGGCAAGGACCGCACCGGCGAACTGGCGGCGCTGGTCCTGACGTTGCTGGGCATCGACGAACGCACGATCATCGAGGACTTCACCCTCACCGAACTGGCGGCCCCGGCCCTCCTGGCCGACTGGCAGGCCCGCAACAACGGCCAGTCCCCGACCTGGCTGGGCTTCGGCAGGGCCCCGGCATCGGTGATGCGCGGCTTCCTGAACCTCCTGAAGGAGCGATACGGCTCGGTGGAGGGATACGTGACACAGGCCCTGGGCGTGGACGCGCAGTCCCTCTCGGCGAAGCTGGCGGCGAACCTCCTGGAGCCGGCCCCCACCACGCACCCCCCGCTGACCTACCGAAGGGCCGCACCGCAGGACGCCGAACTCCTCGTCCGCCTCCGCGACTCGGTGGCCCTGTGGATGCTGGCCCGGGACATCGACCAGTGGAAACCCTCCGAGAAGGACGCGACCCACTTCCGCACCCGCATGACCGAGGGCGAGGTCTGGCTGGCCTACGCCGACGGCCACTTGGCCGGAGCGTACGAACTCTGGTGGACCGACGAAGCGGCCTGGGGCCCGCGCCCCGCGGACGCGGGCTACATCCACCGCCTGATGACGACCCCCCACCTGGCCCCACCGAACACGGGCAGGGCCCTCTTGACCCACGCGGAGTCCCGCATCACAGCGACCGGCCTCCCGCACGCCCGCCTCGACTGCCTGTCCACCAACCCCCGCCTCCGCACGTACTACGAGTCGGCGGGCTACACCGTCGTTGGCGAACAGCCCGCAAAGGACGGCGGCTTGGGCAGCCCGTACGCGGTGACCCTGCTGGAGAAGCGGCTGCCGTAA